In Thunnus albacares chromosome 1, fThuAlb1.1, whole genome shotgun sequence, the DNA window ctaaaaaatatcaaaatacatttcttcagAGCTATGTAGGAATCTTGCAGTAACTTATTTGACTTGTGAAGAAAATATCTGTAAGGGAGCTTAAGTAACATTtgcaaagaaagcaaataaaaccaaaatattaCTTAGAAAATCCAAGCATCGACACAGACACAACTCTTGGAAGTCAAACCTTAGCACGGCATCCATTATTTACACATCAAACCTTTAATAACCAATAGCCAAGGGtacataaaacattcaaaatgatttaaaatcagacaataaaatacaagcTAACTCATTTAGCATCTCATTTAAAACCATACCTGTGAGCTctgcattatatatatatatatatttatatattatgaACTGTGTAAGACAATAGTTTACACAgcagaattaaaaataaatcactgtccaataagaaacaaatataaaacatgtccTGTAAATCTAATTGTGTGTTGGGATGGGTGGAGATTAGGATATCACATGGCTGTGACTGACAAACATTCCAAGTCTGACAAATAAACAGTCCTGAGCCAATTTCAACAAGTGGTTTAGATCATGTAGTCCACTATACTTACCGTATGAATGCAAATTGCTTTGCTCATACTTTTCATCTCCTTTTGGGACAGTATCTTATCACCTAGCCCAACATGTGCATGGATCCGAAAATATGAATGAAAGCTCTTTGATTGCATCACAGCCTAACTGATGTTGCTGAGACATCCATTTGTCATCGTCGATTTACATATGATACAaactttgtttcctgtttctaaaGCTGTTTGAGGAGATGCCTACAAAGCTTTTAAAGCCAAGCAATAATGTGGAGAGTTAATTTAAAAGTTCTCCCAACTGTTTCAAGGATCCAGTTCGCAAACAGCTGAGGTGAGCCCAGTGGTGTGGCATCTGATGCGTGTGCCTCCCTCTAGTGGCCGCTACAGCGACAGCGCATGTTCAGCACTGGGGAGGATTGTCGTCTTTGCTGAAGGGCTGTGTCGATCCAGGCTTCACCCAAGACAGCCCCGACACCTGCGTTCCCTTGTGGTGATCCTCAGGTCGTCTCtagaacaacaaaaacaaattaccaGTCACATAACAGAGACAGCTCGACCAATCAAAGTGCTTATAGCTCACACTCCGGTCTAACAAAACCCTTTGGGTTTTAAAGCTGGGAGGTGAACTGCAGTAGACTGCAATCTCAGGCTCATACACAACCAAAGGACTCTGAGTGACTGTAGTATGGTAAAAACTTACTTTATACGTGAACATTCGCTCTTTTGCTTCCTCATGAACAGCTGGGTTCCATGgagaaaaactgtaacaaaTGGATCAGAGGGGGAAAGTGAGAGCGtgaacatcaacattttttccccttcacaCGTATGATGACAGGATGTATTTTCTTGTAGTGCTGAAGgttgtgaaatgttaaaaattggGACAGACCACCCACCTTATTGCGTAGGGATCATCTATCTTGGGCTGGTCAAAAAGGTGACTGTTGCATAGTTTCACACTGTCCACCACTTTGCTTTTGAACAAATGCACGTCCTTTTCAtatctgagagaaaaaaaaaaaaacagtaatgcCTTGTAAAACATGTGAGAAATGAGTGACAAATTAAGCCTAAAACCTTTTTTTAGGctgttggatttttttctttactgtagAGGAGGTTAAAAGATTGCAGATAAACTTCTGCTATATGAATTATCAGGTTAAAATAGAGCTGAAAAAAGCAGGCaggcagctgaaaaaaaaattaaagaatatttacagcaggaaaatcacaggtgtaattaataatgACTGAATTCCGATTAAATAGAACTGAGCCTTTGTTAGTGTTATTTGTTACACCTGTTAAGTTCCTGCAacaggtcaaaatgtctgctgcagCGGCATTTATTCTACAAATGTTTGAGAGGAAGCAAGAAAAGTTCATAAATATGTACCATGTTCTGATTAAGTTATTTAAGTATTGAACATTTGTGACATTAGAGCCATTTAGCAACAACctaatttcaaacatttatgCTTTGAGCTcagtggattaaaaaaaacccaagttATTGAGCCAAGATGTGCAATTGAATTATATTTAGCCGACCTTCATCAGGATCCTTAATTTATCTTTGTGTGTCACATGTCAGACAAAGcaaatattgtatattgtaaaaaaaaaaaaaaaaaaaaaaaaatgaaggtaaTATTCTTCAAACACTCACAGCACAGCAGCCTCTGGGTTGAGTGGTTCTGCAGTGTTGATCTTGTAGAAAATTGTGCGTGCATACATGAGGACTTGCCAGATGTGATTGTGATTCCgtctacaaaaacaaaacataggaGGTTGACAACATAATCTTTTTTACCAGAAATATGGATACCTGAAGTTACTGGATAGAGATATTTTgatttaagaaaacaaacacgACATAAAAGTGTTACATATTCTTGTTTCCTTGTCCACTACTAAAAATAGTGAATACCCCAACATCAAAGAATTTTAATTGCAATCATAACCTTGTTCTAGGTAATGAAATCTGTTGCAATATGAAATTAGGTGACTATATCCAGATATATACACACTTCTTTGAATTATAACTGAATttgttttcacaattttattcCTTCTGACTCATTCTCTTTGGTTCCCAAAAGAAAACTTTGCAGAGAATGTTCAGCTGAGtaaacagtgaaagagaagCACTGACTGGGCTGGACTGGCTCGGGGTGTGTGAGGTGGGGGTGGCATTTAGCAcacaaaaaattaattatttagttttCACTCAAATATGCATTTTGAAGgagaaaatagaagaataaaTTACGTAAGCATAAAAGCAGAGAAAGTACCTCCATTTGGTGAAAGCTCTTCTGACATCAAGCTCTCCAGACACAGGGTCAACAAGTGGATGGAAGACTGGGATGTCGAATACTAATTTCTGAAATGAggcaaaaagcagaaaaggTTGAGGGTTTTGCTTTGCTATAACACAAAGCTTAGTTCCTATGATCATTATTCAAAACGTTAACTTGTTGATGACTCAAGAGTTGTACTTTTAATATTTAGTCATGGTTGtcatctttcttaaaaatgTGTACTTTAACAGTTTACATAAGACTATGAACACTTTCCCAGTCATGACGGTTCCAGATGTTTTAAGATACTCATAATCTTACCAAACCTTAGTAGACctggaaaatcattttaaaatttcaagaTTTTTTATGTTGTCCAGGACCCTCAGCAAAAATACTACATGATTGGGTGCACACAGCACCTTTTAATTCTCTgccaagtttgtgtgtgtgtgtgtgtgtgtgtgtgtgtgtgtgtgtgtgtgtgtgtgttttaacagccCCAAATCATATTGCCAAAATTACACTACTCACAGGACACTCTCCATCTGGATAGTTATCTGGAATATACACAGTGAATTTGAAGACTCCGTCCTGGTACAAGCCATGTCTGATGAATATGACCCCAAACCACACTAAACAGAGGAACACACAGTAGTTTGGAATTGTTGCTTTTATCAACACAAATAAGACTCACAATGAACATCAAGCAGTGAAAATGTGCAGATATGTTTAAAGATTGAAATAACAAAGCTCTTCAAGTTGTAAAACATTCCAGAAGGAATCCATGAGATTTGATTAGTGTGTATATGAAACATTCATTGCATGAACTTCAAAGAGAGGTCCTTACTTAGTGCTGACTTGTAGGATGGCTGGACATAAATTCCAGGGAGTTTCTGCTTAATCACTAGTGTGCTGCAGATCACATGAAAAGAGGTCAGAgcaatacaaaaaaagagaaaaacatatatGCAACTCATTTTTATTCAGGTACCAAATGAAATGGATAGTTTGAGCCCAATTTGTTAACAACTTTGCAAACTGATTTAAAAGACAAATGCTACCAACAGAATAGtataaacatagaaaatcacaTGTGGCAAGTGCCAAAAACCAATCAACTAAACTTATAAATCTGATACTGGACTACTACTTACAACTCAGCCAGCAGAGAGTACTCCAAGTAGAAGGGGCCATAGGAGGCGTGTGTGCCATTGGCTGACTGGGCTGGGGTACCCATTGCTGTAGGCTTGGTAATGGGGGCTGCATTCTTAGGAATGGCTGGAAGTTGCTTTTTGCCAAAGGGCAGCCGGGCTGGGCTGGCTCTCTGCTCCCCATGCCCACTCTGTTCCTCATTGTCAGGTCTCTGCTGTTTCATGACACAAATACAACAGGAATCTCAACACATCAGCTGTAACATATTTCCTAGCTgtgttataaaaacaaacagaagagacATATTGAGAGCCTGGTTATAGAAGGCTTCTGTTTATGATCCATTATGCACACTTATGAGTAGACCGATGGCCCAGGGTGGTGACCATGTGCTGTGACCAACCTCTCAGGTTACACTGTCCATCTGGTTTGCAGCTTATCAGTCAGAAACAGTGTCCAGACCAGAGAAAGCACTTGTAAGTACAGCTATGCTTTCTTGCTCATGCTGTTGAGAATGAGCAGAGCAGTTACAGTGCAATGTCACAGCGCATTTCaagcacacagcagcaggatgcCAGGAATGTATCAGGAAGCTACAACCCACACTGCTGATGACTAGTACAAATATGACAGGAATGCTTGCCGTGAATTGGACATTAATGCAACAGATCTAGCATGCACATTCACTGAAGGCAGGCTTGACTACAGAATGTTTTGGAAATATTCCTCTGACTAGTCAGGGAAAAATGAACTCACGCCCATGCTCCAGGTACACTGTTTGCCTCCTCCCTACCTCACAACAGTTGCACTAGCATGCCAAGATTTACTTCCACTCCCCTTTGTTGGTAGAAATCTAGTCTAGTACAAGCTACCTGGACTAAATCATTGAAACAAGTATATTTCCTGATATTCTACACTGCGAAAGAGTGGATTATAGTCATCAAAATGTACAGTTTAAGACCATGCCCTCAGCTTGAGTATAAGCAATACAGAGATTCCTAAGAAAATGAATACAAGTGGGAACAGGTGCAGGATTGAGGACCTCTGTTGACCTGCTGTTCAAACAAAAGATGGAGGTAATCAAAATAAATCGGACATAGTATCAAAATGAAAGATCAGCCAGCTTTCTTCTATATTAAATGATTATCGTCTACAATCTGCAACAAAGTTATCCCTACTAGTACAAACCCATCAACTTCATTTTACAGAGTGCTGGTGACGCTAATACAGTCTTCTAATTCTTTAAAAAGTCACTCCTCCGTGACAAAAGTCGATGAGTTTAACCTCTTCTGGTTTTTCTGCAAACATTCTAACATGACACTATGAAACCTTTGAGGAAGCCTTTAAAAGTCCACGTATCAACCAGAgaacaatatttacaaataTGATGCAACTTAGATTTAATCTAAAATGAAAGCATGATGGGCACAattcacacaaatgttttttgacaaatgaaaatgtgttgaatgtcTCATCCTATGCATATCAAGCACCATTACTTTTGAAAAGTATTGTACATAATGTTCGGCTCCGTAAAGCACGTATGGCTGCTGTGCCCTGTAGATTACAGAGTAAGGCCTACATGTATTTACACACTATCATTTAATGTAAGTTTTCAGTCGTGGTGGACGCAAATTGCTATCAACTTTGAAGCGTTTACAAACAAAATACTTAAATGGGTGTTGACTAGTTTCCAGTTCTATTgtagccaacgcaacagttaaATGTGGTTAACTTTACCTTGCGACTTGTATTGGCAGACATGCTCCAGAAGGGGTTTAGGTTCATTACTCATACAGAGGTTCGGGTTGGTGTCCCTCTTGTTTTAAGTAGGTCCCACGACAAGTTCTGTCCAGGCCATCCGCTGCTGTGATGGAAAGAGACCATGAAACACATCATGTGCTGATGCAGCTGaggtcaaacaaacacaaacaacgtGGAAACATACGCACAATCAAGCACGTAATGCTAATCTAATGTCACCATAGCATAATCTTAGCAACTTGACTTGTAAAGTATTAAAATATCTTAGCGTCAATTGCTGGCAGAGTACAAAGTGAGAGACGTTACTACTCCGGACTGATCTAAACTTAGAGCAGGGTTTGTTTGGGATAACCTAGCTTAGCTTTGTGCTAACTTGGATTTCGGCAAAATAAGTATGCTGGCTAGCTGTTGTGGTAGTATCAGTGTAGGGTGGCAGTAACGTTACAAGAATGTGTTATAATTTTTTATAAATCTAGCTGTTAATGTGGTGGCATTTCTGATAGAATATCGAGTTATTGTGTTATAGTGCTAGGTTAGCAAGCGGTGTGGAGCTACCTTTGGGTAACTTAACGACTTAAACCTGATGCCATTTTAGCCGACAGCTGACAGGGAGCCTGACCAAATACTTCTTTAAGGCGTAAGCATATTATATGTCAATTTTAACACACTAATGCCGTCTCACTTGCTCCTTTGACTCACTTAACAATATATGTAGCATTAGCTTACGAAGATAGCTTTGGCCGTTGCTAACAACTTGACTATCCCTTTAATTTTACACGTAGACAAGCGTAATAATGCAACTCACCGTATTTGCTAGAGATCTGTAACAAAAATCCTTTAACAGAagtgttaaactgtgtgtctcGATGTAATTGCCGCAGAAACTGTTCAGCTGCTCGTCATTTGTAAAGGTGTCATCCCGGCTAACGCGTTAGCTACTAGCTGGATAATATGACAGACAGAGTTCAATCTAACATAATGAGGGGCGTTTCCGTTTACGAATGCGTATTCTCATTGGTCTACAGGATCACCCGTTTTCGCATATGATTTGCTGGGTTAGTCACGTGAAAGGGAAGAAGgactttttaatgttattttactttattttttttattatgtgtttttgtttgtttatttgttattgtttttaagTGAACTTTACTGAGAGcgaaaaaacatgaaacaagatAACTAATGAAACCGTGGcttgctgtcaatcaaactgtgaGAGACCTGAGCCAAACACTTTTGCTAATtagaaatttgttttaattagttttgttttgt includes these proteins:
- the LOC122966371 gene encoding AKT-interacting protein isoform X1 translates to MNLNPFWSMSANTSRKQRPDNEEQSGHGEQRASPARLPFGKKQLPAIPKNAAPITKPTAMGTPAQSANGTHASYGPFYLEYSLLAEFTLVIKQKLPGIYVQPSYKSALMWFGVIFIRHGLYQDGVFKFTVYIPDNYPDGECPKLVFDIPVFHPLVDPVSGELDVRRAFTKWRRNHNHIWQVLMYARTIFYKINTAEPLNPEAAVLYEKDVHLFKSKVVDSVKLCNSHLFDQPKIDDPYAISFSPWNPAVHEEAKERMFTYKRRPEDHHKGTQVSGLSWVKPGSTQPFSKDDNPPQC
- the LOC122966371 gene encoding AKT-interacting protein isoform X2, yielding MNLNPFWSMSANTSRKRPDNEEQSGHGEQRASPARLPFGKKQLPAIPKNAAPITKPTAMGTPAQSANGTHASYGPFYLEYSLLAEFTLVIKQKLPGIYVQPSYKSALMWFGVIFIRHGLYQDGVFKFTVYIPDNYPDGECPKLVFDIPVFHPLVDPVSGELDVRRAFTKWRRNHNHIWQVLMYARTIFYKINTAEPLNPEAAVLYEKDVHLFKSKVVDSVKLCNSHLFDQPKIDDPYAISFSPWNPAVHEEAKERMFTYKRRPEDHHKGTQVSGLSWVKPGSTQPFSKDDNPPQC